One genomic region from Ornithinicoccus hortensis encodes:
- a CDS encoding NUDIX domain-containing protein produces MPVSPYIRRLREHVGHDLLLIPSVAVLPQDDAGRILLVRQTDDGRWGTVGGAVEIDEDPRDSAVREAREEAGIEVELTGIRDVLGGPGFRRTYPNGDRTSYVSTVFDARIVGGEPRPDHDETTEVRWFGRAELGDPDLDLGDFARLSLTRLGLIDAPEGHR; encoded by the coding sequence ATGCCGGTCTCCCCCTACATCCGACGGCTCCGCGAGCACGTGGGCCACGATCTGCTGCTGATCCCGTCCGTGGCTGTGCTGCCGCAGGACGATGCGGGCCGGATCCTGCTGGTCCGACAGACCGACGACGGGCGGTGGGGCACGGTCGGTGGGGCGGTCGAGATCGACGAGGACCCCCGCGACTCGGCCGTCCGGGAGGCGCGGGAGGAGGCCGGCATCGAGGTCGAGCTCACCGGCATCCGCGACGTGCTCGGGGGCCCGGGCTTCCGACGCACCTACCCCAACGGCGACCGGACCTCCTACGTCAGCACCGTCTTCGATGCCCGCATCGTCGGCGGTGAGCCGCGACCGGACCACGACGAGACCACCGAGGTCCGGTGGTTCGGCCGCGCCGAGCTGGGCGACCCGGACCTGGACCTGGGCGACTTCGCCCGGCTCAGCCTGACCCGGTTGGGCCTGATCGACGCCCCGGAGGGACACCGATGA
- a CDS encoding pyridoxal phosphate-dependent decarboxylase family protein, whose product MTSDPTDHEAVLARLAAYRAHDAPTHGGRVLSYVYDSGLAALDELAARAAREVQSVNGLDPTAFPSVALLEGDLVAFGREILHGPDAIGSVTSGGTESCLLAVKAARDVWAARPDAAPPGTRPTIVLPSTAHAAFHKAAHYLGLDLDVVPVDPTTGTLPASALTARFDTATALVVVSAPAYPHGVPDPVAEVAAAAVRAGIPCHVDACIGGLVLPFWEAAGGAPVPAWDFRVPGVTSISADLHKYGYAPKGASLLLFADRALDRARYFALTDWPGYPVVNPTVLGSRSATSLAAAWAVTTALGTQGYVELTRRVQAATAAVRTVLSGLRGLRVLGDPVGPLLAVVSDDSVDPANRVDPHLWAAAVGARGFVLQGQPALAQSDGSTLPRSTHLTVTPVTEGLLTELTDALVAGADEVRGRASGRADGSGAAGPAQGVPDPAELARAAREEGELDLTAVLALIEALPREQSARMLVEFLASFTEPQTATGSAAEDYPARVSDTGPADGYDDGLTAPDASGATDTPGAADDPQDAAVHAALAEASGWVGGQDRVSAVGLGATDAGDPCVLVYAGTPAPELPTQLHGIPVRVVTSDPVLALDEDEPPAAGRPVPPTD is encoded by the coding sequence ATGACGTCCGACCCGACCGACCACGAGGCGGTCCTCGCCCGGCTCGCCGCCTACCGGGCGCACGACGCCCCCACCCACGGCGGGCGGGTGCTGTCCTACGTCTACGACAGCGGGCTCGCCGCGCTGGACGAACTCGCCGCCCGGGCGGCCCGGGAGGTGCAGTCCGTCAACGGGTTGGACCCGACGGCCTTCCCCTCGGTCGCGCTGCTGGAGGGAGACCTGGTCGCCTTCGGCCGGGAGATCCTGCACGGCCCGGACGCCATCGGGTCGGTGACCTCGGGCGGCACCGAGAGTTGCCTGCTGGCGGTCAAGGCCGCCCGGGACGTGTGGGCGGCGCGCCCGGACGCCGCCCCGCCGGGCACGCGACCGACGATCGTGCTGCCCTCGACCGCGCACGCCGCCTTCCACAAGGCGGCCCACTACCTGGGCCTGGACCTCGACGTGGTCCCGGTCGACCCGACCACAGGCACGCTGCCGGCGAGCGCCCTGACCGCGAGGTTCGACACCGCGACGGCGCTCGTGGTGGTCAGCGCACCCGCCTACCCGCACGGCGTCCCCGACCCGGTGGCCGAGGTGGCGGCGGCCGCGGTGCGGGCCGGCATCCCGTGCCACGTGGACGCCTGCATCGGCGGGCTGGTGCTGCCGTTCTGGGAGGCGGCCGGCGGGGCGCCCGTGCCGGCGTGGGACTTCCGCGTCCCGGGCGTGACCAGCATCTCCGCGGACCTGCACAAGTACGGCTACGCCCCGAAGGGCGCCTCGCTGCTGCTCTTCGCCGACCGCGCGCTGGACCGGGCGCGCTACTTCGCGCTGACCGACTGGCCGGGCTACCCGGTGGTGAACCCCACCGTGCTCGGCTCCCGCTCCGCCACGTCGCTGGCCGCGGCCTGGGCGGTCACCACCGCGCTCGGCACCCAGGGGTATGTCGAGCTGACCCGGCGGGTGCAGGCGGCCACGGCGGCGGTGCGCACGGTGCTCTCCGGGCTGCGCGGACTGCGGGTGCTGGGTGACCCGGTGGGACCGCTGCTGGCCGTGGTCTCCGACGACTCGGTCGACCCGGCGAACCGGGTGGACCCACACCTGTGGGCCGCGGCCGTCGGCGCACGGGGGTTCGTGCTGCAGGGCCAACCGGCGCTCGCCCAGTCCGACGGCAGCACGCTGCCCCGCTCCACCCACCTGACGGTCACCCCGGTCACCGAGGGTCTGCTGACGGAGCTGACGGACGCACTGGTCGCGGGCGCCGACGAGGTGCGCGGACGGGCCTCGGGTCGTGCGGACGGGTCCGGGGCCGCGGGTCCCGCGCAGGGCGTGCCCGATCCGGCGGAACTGGCGCGTGCCGCGCGGGAGGAGGGCGAGCTCGACCTGACCGCGGTGCTGGCCCTGATCGAGGCGCTGCCCCGGGAGCAGAGCGCCCGGATGCTGGTGGAGTTCCTGGCCTCGTTCACCGAGCCGCAGACGGCGACAGGGTCCGCCGCCGAGGACTATCCTGCGAGGGTGAGCGACACCGGCCCCGCCGACGGCTACGACGACGGTCTCACCGCCCCCGATGCCTCCGGCGCAACCGATACCCCCGGCGCCGCGGACGACCCGCAGGACGCCGCGGTGCACGCGGCGCTGGCCGAGGCCAGCGGCTGGGTGGGCGGCCAGGACCGGGTGTCCGCCGTCGGGCTGGGAGCGACCGACGCCGGGGACCCGTGCGTCCTGGTCTATGCCGGCACACCGGCACCCGAGCTCCCGACGCAGCTGCACGGCATACCGGTCAGGGTGGTGACCAGCGACCCGGTGCTCGCCCTCGACGAGGACGAGCCGCCCGCCGCCGGCCGACCGGTGCCGCCCACCGACTGA
- a CDS encoding proteasome activator produces the protein MTDRPEQQDGAPEHEESGQGGAPQDQGQADQTQEGGGGRVVVVTPDGMGVAEASPPEGADGAAAGGDGDGRRRHNPAEMVEQPAKVMRLGTMIKQLLDEVKSAPLDDAGRQRLAEIHRRSITELEQGLSQELVEELERITLPLTEEAPSEAELRIAQAQLVGWLEGLFHGIQTAIVAQQMAAQQQLQQMRRALPGGQQLVPGQAVPGQFPGMPGTGRPAGDDEDAGPTGQYL, from the coding sequence ATGACTGATCGACCGGAGCAGCAGGACGGCGCACCCGAGCACGAGGAGTCCGGGCAGGGCGGGGCGCCGCAGGACCAGGGGCAGGCGGACCAGACCCAGGAGGGTGGCGGCGGCCGGGTGGTCGTGGTCACCCCCGACGGGATGGGTGTGGCCGAGGCGTCGCCTCCCGAGGGAGCCGACGGTGCTGCCGCCGGGGGCGACGGGGACGGACGCCGCCGGCACAACCCCGCCGAGATGGTCGAGCAGCCCGCCAAGGTGATGCGGCTGGGCACGATGATCAAGCAGCTGCTGGACGAGGTGAAGAGCGCGCCCCTGGACGACGCGGGGCGCCAGCGGCTCGCCGAGATCCACCGGCGCTCGATCACCGAGCTCGAGCAGGGGCTCTCCCAGGAACTGGTCGAGGAACTCGAGCGGATCACCCTCCCGCTCACCGAGGAGGCACCGAGCGAGGCCGAGCTGCGGATCGCCCAGGCCCAGCTGGTGGGTTGGCTGGAGGGACTCTTCCACGGCATCCAGACCGCGATCGTGGCCCAGCAGATGGCGGCCCAGCAGCAACTCCAGCAGATGCGCCGCGCGCTGCCCGGGGGCCAGCAGCTAGTGCCCGGGCAGGCCGTCCCCGGCCAGTTCCCCGGGATGCCGGGTACTGGCCGACCGGCCGGCGATGACGAGGACGCCGGCCCCACCGGCCAGTACCTCTGA
- a CDS encoding serine protease: MNDNDLIETETAASGELAGLSDALGAAREKFLGRANVVGVGLGHKITDGQMSDTPSVMVMVSQKLPEGLLDSSDKVTKTIESKPTDVLEVGHLLAGRGAQAEPLEAVDAQTLAKRVRPVRPGYSVGHPKVTAGTIGAGCYDLSPLPGVPPRYYILSNNHVLANSNDASIGDPVYQPGIYDGGGAADAIGRLARYVPITFDGSCNYVDAAIAEVPFDTIDRDIYWTGHPTTAAAPASVGQYLKKTGRTTHFTTGQVTAVNATVNVGYGAGKVAKFCNQIVTTNMSAGGDSGSLVLDWENQPVGLLFAGSSVATILNPIATVQLALKVRVWP, from the coding sequence ATGAACGACAACGACCTCATCGAGACCGAGACAGCAGCCTCGGGTGAACTGGCCGGGCTCAGCGATGCGCTGGGTGCGGCCCGGGAGAAGTTCCTGGGCCGGGCCAATGTCGTCGGCGTCGGCCTCGGGCACAAGATCACCGACGGCCAGATGTCCGACACCCCCAGTGTGATGGTGATGGTCAGCCAGAAGCTGCCGGAGGGCCTGCTCGACAGCAGCGACAAGGTGACCAAGACGATTGAGAGCAAGCCCACCGACGTGCTCGAGGTGGGACACCTCCTCGCCGGCAGGGGCGCGCAGGCCGAACCGCTCGAGGCGGTCGACGCGCAGACACTCGCCAAGCGGGTGCGTCCGGTGCGGCCGGGCTACAGCGTCGGACACCCCAAGGTCACCGCGGGCACCATCGGGGCCGGCTGCTACGACCTGTCCCCGCTGCCCGGGGTGCCGCCGCGCTACTACATCCTGTCCAACAACCACGTGCTCGCCAACAGCAACGACGCGAGCATCGGCGACCCGGTGTACCAGCCGGGTATCTACGACGGTGGTGGCGCCGCCGACGCGATCGGCCGGCTGGCCCGCTACGTCCCGATCACCTTCGACGGGTCCTGCAACTACGTCGACGCGGCGATCGCCGAGGTGCCCTTCGACACGATCGACCGGGACATCTACTGGACCGGCCACCCGACGACGGCCGCCGCCCCGGCGTCCGTCGGGCAGTACCTGAAGAAGACCGGGCGCACCACCCACTTCACGACCGGTCAGGTAACCGCCGTGAACGCGACGGTCAACGTCGGGTACGGCGCGGGCAAGGTGGCCAAGTTCTGCAACCAGATCGTCACCACCAACATGTCCGCCGGCGGCGACAGCGGGTCGCTGGTGCTGGACTGGGAGAACCAGCCCGTCGGGCTGCTCTTCGCCGGGTCGTCGGTGGCGACCATCCTCAACCCGATCGCGACGGTGCAGCTGGCGCTGAAGGTCCGCGTCTGGCCGTGA
- a CDS encoding ArsR/SmtB family transcription factor — protein MTDHDSAADPDIPDTLPLEDPAQYRALFEDTRLQIVALLRERAATTSELAAALDKPKGTVGHHLKVLEEAGLVRVVRRVRVRALEAKYYGRTARTFLYSRVGEATEVEQQVLADAAADLAALPADTEVFTANTRQARIPAARAAEWLHRLNDLLVEFADQPREGEQTYSMVVAIYPTDRPRLPETTDSDPS, from the coding sequence ATGACCGACCATGATTCCGCTGCGGACCCCGACATCCCGGACACCCTGCCGCTGGAGGACCCCGCGCAGTACCGGGCGTTGTTCGAGGACACCCGGCTGCAGATCGTCGCCCTGCTCCGGGAGCGTGCGGCGACGACCTCCGAGCTCGCCGCGGCCCTCGACAAGCCGAAGGGCACCGTCGGCCACCACCTGAAGGTGCTGGAGGAGGCCGGCCTCGTCCGGGTCGTGCGCCGGGTCAGGGTGCGGGCCCTGGAGGCCAAGTACTACGGGCGCACCGCCCGCACCTTCCTCTACTCCCGGGTCGGTGAGGCGACCGAGGTGGAGCAGCAGGTCCTGGCCGACGCGGCGGCGGACCTGGCGGCGCTGCCCGCCGACACCGAGGTCTTCACCGCCAACACCCGGCAGGCCCGGATCCCGGCGGCCCGGGCGGCCGAGTGGCTGCACCGGCTCAACGACCTCCTGGTGGAGTTCGCCGACCAGCCGCGCGAGGGGGAGCAGACCTACTCGATGGTGGTGGCGATCTATCCGACCGACCGGCCCAGGCTGCCGGAGACGACCGACTCGGACCCGTCGTGA
- a CDS encoding MFS transporter translates to MSAAASGGAGGAGPGLGRNYWKVFTASLCTNLGDGLMSVAVVWLASSLTREATLIALVGLASRLPWLLFSLPAGVITDRYDRRLLVAFMDIARLVVIGALGVGVLLHQSGLPTPEELAAGAEPPDTAGLLLGLLCVASLLIGFAEVVRDNAAQTLMPSVVDKAQLEKANGRLWGAEMTMNSFVGPPLGGVVIAVALALPFFVNVGMLAVSVALLLALTGNFMPKGQTTSGRINWRREIGEGFRWLWDHHLLRALAVLLGAMNMLSSMVFILIVLFAQEILGLFEGWQFGLVLTGTAAGAVLGSLLADRVAQRLTPGTALFVAIIGSGAVTAAMGLLSWAPAFWAVGVVGGFFMVLWNVITVSLRQRIIPDHLLGRVNSVYRFFGWGTISIGTLLGGVLVSLGEPLLGREWALRTPFLLAGAVHLLLLAFALPRINTARIAAATAAAEQAEARQGRAGVDPQEADLPGPLGS, encoded by the coding sequence GTGAGTGCCGCTGCGTCGGGCGGGGCGGGCGGGGCGGGGCCCGGACTCGGCCGCAACTACTGGAAGGTCTTCACCGCCTCCCTGTGCACCAACCTGGGCGACGGGCTGATGAGCGTGGCCGTGGTGTGGCTCGCCTCCTCGCTCACCCGGGAGGCCACGCTGATCGCGCTGGTCGGGTTGGCCTCCCGGCTGCCGTGGCTGCTCTTCTCGCTGCCGGCCGGGGTGATCACCGACCGCTACGACCGGCGCCTGCTGGTCGCCTTCATGGACATCGCCCGGCTGGTCGTGATCGGGGCCCTCGGGGTGGGTGTCCTGCTCCACCAGTCCGGGCTGCCCACCCCGGAGGAGCTCGCGGCCGGCGCCGAGCCCCCGGACACCGCCGGGCTCCTGCTCGGACTGCTCTGCGTGGCCTCGCTGCTCATCGGCTTCGCCGAGGTGGTCCGCGACAACGCCGCCCAGACGCTGATGCCCTCGGTCGTCGACAAGGCCCAGCTGGAGAAGGCGAACGGGCGGCTCTGGGGCGCCGAGATGACGATGAACAGCTTCGTCGGTCCACCCCTGGGCGGGGTCGTCATCGCGGTCGCACTCGCGCTGCCCTTCTTCGTCAACGTCGGGATGCTGGCCGTCTCGGTTGCGCTGTTGCTGGCGCTGACCGGCAACTTCATGCCGAAGGGGCAGACCACCAGCGGGCGGATCAACTGGCGCCGCGAGATCGGCGAGGGCTTCCGCTGGCTGTGGGACCACCACCTGCTGCGGGCGCTGGCGGTCCTACTCGGCGCGATGAACATGCTCAGCTCGATGGTCTTCATCCTCATCGTGCTGTTCGCCCAGGAGATCCTCGGGCTCTTCGAGGGCTGGCAGTTCGGTCTCGTCCTCACCGGCACGGCGGCCGGCGCGGTCCTCGGCTCGCTGTTGGCCGACCGGGTCGCCCAGCGGTTGACACCGGGCACCGCGCTCTTCGTCGCGATCATCGGGTCGGGTGCCGTGACGGCGGCGATGGGGCTGCTCAGCTGGGCACCGGCGTTCTGGGCGGTCGGGGTCGTCGGCGGCTTCTTCATGGTGCTGTGGAACGTCATCACCGTCTCGTTGCGCCAGCGGATCATCCCCGACCACCTGCTCGGCCGGGTCAACTCGGTCTACCGCTTCTTCGGCTGGGGCACGATCTCGATCGGCACCCTGCTCGGGGGCGTGCTGGTCAGCCTCGGCGAGCCGCTGCTGGGCCGGGAGTGGGCGCTGCGGACGCCGTTCCTGCTCGCCGGCGCCGTGCACCTGCTCCTGCTGGCCTTTGCGCTGCCCCGGATCAACACGGCACGGATCGCGGCGGCGACAGCCGCGGCCGAGCAGGCGGAGGCGCGGCAGGGTCGGGCCGGTGTCGACCCGCAGGAGGCGGACCTGCCGGGTCCCCTGGGTTCGTGA
- a CDS encoding NUDIX hydrolase — translation MDLETLRRRLGTAALSAFRVLPGRVKRALVRTGTPNYTVGAVCVLEHDGEVLFLSQPHRRGWSLPGGLLDRGETPAQAVVREVREEVGLVIDPGDPLVTGVHQRTQSVDVVFRVRLTQRPRLRLAHEARRARWWTPAQLRGADLETRQILALVRSAQGPAREGRLLGDAD, via the coding sequence GTGGACCTGGAGACGCTGCGGCGCAGGCTGGGCACGGCTGCCCTCTCGGCATTCCGGGTGCTGCCCGGCCGGGTCAAGCGTGCCCTGGTCCGGACCGGGACGCCCAACTACACGGTCGGCGCGGTCTGTGTGCTGGAGCACGACGGCGAGGTGCTGTTCCTGTCGCAGCCGCACCGCCGCGGGTGGAGCCTGCCCGGGGGTCTGCTGGACCGCGGCGAGACCCCGGCGCAGGCGGTGGTCCGCGAGGTGCGGGAGGAGGTCGGCCTCGTCATCGACCCGGGCGACCCCCTCGTGACGGGAGTCCACCAGCGCACCCAGAGTGTCGACGTGGTGTTCCGGGTCCGGTTGACGCAACGCCCCCGGTTGCGCCTGGCGCACGAGGCCCGGCGGGCCCGGTGGTGGACGCCGGCACAGCTGCGCGGTGCCGACCTGGAGACCCGGCAGATCCTGGCGCTGGTCCGGTCCGCGCAGGGACCGGCCCGTGAGGGTCGGCTCCTCGGCGACGCCGACTGA
- a CDS encoding NAD(P)H-quinone oxidoreductase, translating to MRAITLPEFGGPEALVPAEVEAPAAGPGELLIDVVTAGVNRADVLQRQGHYRVPEGGSPLPGLEVSGTVAALGEEVTGWSVGDPVCALLTGGGYAEQVAVPAGQVLPVPTGIDVRDAAALPEVACTVWSNVFLTANLQPGEVLLVHGGSSGIGTMAIQLGREVGAHVVVTAGTPEKLAFCAELGAEVGINYREEDFVEQVRVATEGHGADVILDSIGAKYLARNVETLAVNGRMVVIGLQGGTKAELNIGQLLAKRAAIIGTTLRARPAAEKATIVAAVREHVWPLVEDGRVRPIIHERFPLDRAADAHRLMEESSHIGKILLDVR from the coding sequence ATGCGCGCCATCACCCTTCCCGAGTTCGGGGGACCCGAAGCGTTGGTCCCCGCCGAGGTCGAGGCCCCCGCCGCGGGCCCCGGCGAGCTGCTGATCGACGTCGTCACGGCGGGGGTGAACCGCGCGGACGTCCTGCAGCGGCAGGGCCACTACCGGGTGCCCGAGGGCGGCTCGCCGCTGCCCGGCCTGGAGGTCAGTGGCACGGTCGCCGCGCTGGGTGAGGAGGTGACCGGCTGGAGCGTCGGGGACCCGGTCTGCGCGCTCCTCACCGGCGGCGGGTATGCCGAGCAGGTCGCCGTGCCCGCCGGCCAGGTCCTCCCGGTGCCGACCGGGATCGACGTGCGGGACGCGGCCGCGCTGCCCGAGGTGGCCTGCACGGTGTGGAGCAACGTCTTCCTGACCGCGAACCTGCAGCCCGGCGAGGTGCTCCTGGTGCACGGCGGCTCCAGCGGGATCGGCACCATGGCCATCCAGCTCGGCCGCGAGGTCGGGGCCCACGTCGTGGTGACGGCCGGGACCCCGGAGAAGCTGGCGTTCTGCGCCGAGCTGGGGGCCGAGGTCGGGATCAACTACCGCGAGGAGGACTTCGTCGAGCAGGTCCGGGTGGCGACCGAAGGGCACGGCGCGGACGTCATCCTGGACAGCATCGGCGCCAAGTACCTGGCCCGCAACGTCGAGACGCTGGCGGTCAACGGCCGGATGGTGGTGATCGGGCTGCAGGGCGGCACCAAGGCGGAGCTGAACATCGGGCAGTTGCTCGCCAAGCGCGCGGCGATCATCGGAACCACCCTGCGGGCGCGGCCCGCGGCCGAGAAGGCGACCATCGTCGCGGCGGTGCGGGAGCACGTCTGGCCGCTGGTCGAGGACGGCCGGGTGCGACCGATCATCCACGAACGGTTCCCGCTGGACCGCGCCGCGGACGCGCACCGGCTGATGGAGGAGAGCAGCCACATCGGCAAGATCCTGCTCGATGTGCGATGA
- a CDS encoding MFS transporter — translation MARTVTQRIPRRAVAGYAAGSVGTGGFGTLPGLVLAYYLTDTLAVPALLATMVVVVPKVWDVLIDPAVGALSDREAQQRGTRSRLMTIGAITLPVGFVGMFAVPAGLAPAAAGGWVVVCFVLATTSFSLFQVPYIALPADLTDSYQERTRLMGWRIAVLALAILLVGAGGPGLRDAAGGGSTGYLVMGVVVTALLCAGMLGTVVGVRGHRPVPTTTDGSVPSALRGYREGFAALREVPAYRVLLTVFVLQALATGVMLAAAQYVATYTLGRQSALTFLFLALVGPALVVMPWWTRYAGRHGKPRALALSSVLFAVATTALVALVWVPGPWLYLPVCLAGVAYAGMQLFPLAMLPDVISAAGRARGGSMSGLWTAAETAGLAAGPAVVLALLGLTGFRSSTSDTVLAQPGAALTAIVVSFSLAPALLTVASLVVLRRYREPALAPVPVEDPA, via the coding sequence ATGGCCCGGACCGTGACGCAGCGCATCCCGCGCCGCGCCGTCGCCGGGTACGCGGCGGGCAGCGTCGGCACGGGTGGGTTCGGCACGCTGCCGGGGCTCGTGCTGGCCTACTACCTGACCGACACCCTCGCCGTGCCGGCCCTGCTGGCCACCATGGTGGTGGTCGTCCCGAAGGTCTGGGACGTGCTGATCGACCCGGCGGTCGGGGCGCTGAGCGACCGGGAGGCCCAGCAGCGCGGCACCAGGTCTCGCCTGATGACGATCGGCGCGATCACCCTGCCGGTCGGGTTCGTCGGGATGTTCGCGGTCCCTGCCGGCCTGGCCCCGGCCGCCGCCGGTGGCTGGGTCGTGGTCTGCTTCGTCCTCGCCACCACCTCGTTCAGCCTGTTCCAGGTGCCCTACATCGCCCTGCCGGCGGACCTGACCGACAGCTACCAGGAGCGGACCCGGTTGATGGGCTGGCGGATCGCGGTCCTCGCCCTGGCGATCCTGCTGGTCGGGGCGGGCGGCCCGGGCCTGCGCGACGCCGCGGGCGGCGGGAGCACCGGCTACCTGGTGATGGGCGTGGTCGTCACCGCGCTGCTCTGCGCGGGGATGCTCGGCACGGTCGTCGGGGTGCGCGGCCACCGCCCGGTCCCCACCACGACCGACGGGTCGGTCCCCTCCGCCCTCCGCGGCTACCGGGAAGGGTTCGCCGCGCTCCGGGAGGTGCCGGCATACCGGGTGTTGTTGACCGTCTTCGTCCTCCAGGCCCTGGCGACCGGCGTCATGCTCGCCGCCGCCCAGTACGTCGCGACCTACACCCTCGGCCGGCAGTCGGCCCTGACCTTCCTGTTCCTCGCGCTGGTCGGCCCCGCCCTCGTGGTCATGCCCTGGTGGACCCGGTATGCCGGTCGCCACGGCAAGCCCCGCGCGCTCGCGCTCTCCTCGGTCCTGTTCGCCGTCGCCACCACGGCCCTGGTCGCGCTGGTCTGGGTGCCCGGCCCGTGGCTCTACCTCCCGGTCTGCCTCGCCGGCGTGGCGTATGCCGGGATGCAGCTCTTCCCGCTGGCGATGCTGCCCGACGTGATCAGTGCGGCGGGTCGGGCCCGCGGCGGGTCGATGAGCGGGCTGTGGACGGCGGCTGAGACCGCCGGCCTCGCCGCGGGGCCGGCCGTCGTGCTGGCGCTGCTCGGCCTGACCGGGTTCCGCTCCAGCACGTCCGACACCGTGCTCGCCCAGCCGGGTGCCGCGTTGACCGCCATCGTGGTGAGCTTCTCGCTGGCGCCCGCCCTGCTCACCGTCGCGAGCCTGGTCGTGCTGCGCCGCTACCGCGAGCCGGCCCTCGCCCCCGTCCCCGTGGAGGATCCCGCATGA
- a CDS encoding IclR family transcriptional regulator, which translates to MATAPAAGHALAVLKLLARHAGPLPAAAIARQLGLPRSSTYRLLGELVDQGFVVHLPEERRYGLGVAVYELGSAYSRQEPMQRLARPLLSRLADRTGHNCHLVVLHGRDVLYVIEERVAGRPSLVTDVGVRLPATLTASGLAILARLPAAQVRALFPAAEAFVQRGGQGVTSLSALRRRLVEVRAAGYASEEGTVTEGLASVAAAALDHTGHPVAGIALTYPADEVDAARRARLVEAAQWCAGELTRRLGG; encoded by the coding sequence GTGGCGACCGCCCCCGCCGCGGGCCACGCCCTCGCGGTCCTGAAGCTGCTGGCGCGGCACGCCGGCCCGCTGCCCGCGGCCGCCATCGCCCGGCAGCTCGGCCTGCCCCGCTCGAGCACCTACCGCCTGCTCGGCGAGCTGGTGGACCAGGGGTTCGTGGTGCACCTGCCCGAGGAGCGGCGCTACGGGCTGGGCGTGGCGGTCTACGAACTCGGCTCGGCATACTCGCGGCAGGAGCCGATGCAGCGCCTGGCCCGACCCCTGCTGAGCCGGCTCGCCGACCGCACCGGCCACAACTGCCACCTCGTGGTGCTGCACGGGCGCGACGTCCTCTACGTCATCGAGGAACGGGTGGCCGGGCGCCCCTCGCTCGTCACGGATGTCGGGGTGCGCCTGCCGGCGACCCTCACGGCGAGCGGCCTGGCCATCCTGGCCCGGCTCCCCGCGGCCCAGGTCCGGGCCCTGTTCCCGGCCGCGGAGGCCTTCGTGCAGCGGGGCGGGCAGGGCGTGACCTCGTTGAGCGCGCTGCGGCGGCGGCTGGTGGAGGTCCGGGCGGCCGGCTACGCCTCGGAGGAGGGCACGGTGACCGAGGGCCTCGCCTCGGTGGCCGCGGCCGCCCTCGACCACACCGGCCACCCCGTAGCAGGGATCGCCCTCACCTATCCGGCGGACGAGGTGGACGCGGCGCGCCGGGCCCGCCTGGTCGAGGCGGCCCAGTGGTGTGCGGGAGAACTCACCCGGCGGCTGGGCGGATGA
- a CDS encoding siderophore-interacting protein, whose amino-acid sequence MPPQQRKPRRQTVLEVVAVERLAPHLVRIVAGGPNFADYEDNEHTDKYVKMLFADPALGLTPPYDLDALRDQLTPEQMPSRRTYTVRWVDTEAQQLAIDFVTHGDEGIAGPWAERAQVGDPVVFNGPGGGYTPDPEADWHLLAGDDAALPAIAAALEALPRDAVGSVVLEVDSTADHVELDAPEGVDVTWLHREGAVPGTTTLLADGLRAVPWREGRVHVFAHGEREAMKSLRDYLFGERELERSQVSLSGYWAYGRTEDRFQAEKREPIGQILPA is encoded by the coding sequence GTGCCCCCACAGCAGCGCAAGCCCCGCCGGCAGACCGTCCTCGAGGTGGTTGCCGTCGAACGGCTCGCCCCGCACCTGGTCCGCATCGTGGCCGGCGGTCCCAACTTCGCCGACTACGAGGACAACGAGCACACGGACAAGTACGTCAAGATGCTCTTCGCCGACCCGGCCCTGGGGTTGACGCCGCCCTACGACCTGGACGCGCTGCGGGATCAGCTGACGCCGGAGCAGATGCCGAGCCGCCGCACCTACACGGTGCGCTGGGTGGACACCGAGGCGCAGCAGCTGGCGATCGACTTCGTCACCCACGGCGACGAGGGGATCGCCGGCCCGTGGGCCGAGCGGGCCCAGGTCGGCGACCCGGTCGTCTTCAACGGACCCGGCGGTGGGTACACCCCGGACCCCGAGGCCGACTGGCACCTGCTCGCGGGCGACGACGCGGCGCTGCCGGCCATCGCGGCCGCCCTGGAGGCGCTGCCCCGCGACGCGGTCGGCTCCGTGGTCCTGGAGGTCGACTCCACAGCCGACCACGTGGAGCTGGACGCCCCCGAGGGGGTCGACGTGACCTGGCTGCACCGGGAGGGTGCGGTGCCCGGCACGACCACCCTGCTGGCCGACGGGCTGCGCGCCGTCCCGTGGCGGGAGGGTCGCGTGCACGTCTTCGCGCACGGGGAGCGGGAAGCGATGAAGTCGTTGCGGGACTACCTGTTTGGCGAGCGGGAGCTGGAGCGCTCGCAGGTGTCGCTGTCCGGCTACTGGGCCTACGGCCGCACCGAGGACCGGTTCCAGGCGGAGAAGCGCGAGCCGATCGGGCAGATCCTGCCGGCCTGA